The window CGTCTCGGGCGCCTACGGCTCGCGGACGTCGTTCCCCATGGTTCCGGGGTTCGAGGGCGTCGGTGTGATCGACGCTGCCGGCCCGGGCGTGCCTGCTGCGGCGGTGGGCCGGCGTGTCCTGCCGCTGGGGTCCGCCGGGGCCTGGCAGCAGTACAAGCGACTCGACTACTCCTGGTGTGTTCCGGTGCCGGACGACCTTCCCGACGAGGTCGCCTGCTTCGCCTACATCAACCCCTTGACGGCCGTGATGATGGTCGAGCGGTTCTGCCGGCCGGGCGTGCGGAACGTGGTGGTCACAGCGGCGACATCGGCCATCGGCCGACACCTGGCGGAACTCCTGACCGATCGTGGAGTCGCACCGGTCGGGGTTGTGCGCGGAACGCCGGGCCGGACGGTGGCCGAGCCGTCCCGGTGGCGGGCCGTGATCCGGACGAACGAGCCCGGGTGGCGCGAAGAATTGCGGTCGGTGATCGGCCCTCAAGGCGTCGATGTGGCCTTCGACTGCGTCGGTGGCGGCATGGGCGAAGAGGTGTTCACGCTGACGGCGTGCGGCGGCGTGTTCGTCCACTACGGCCTGCTGTCGGGAACGCCGCTCTCGGCGGAGTGCCTCACCGGCCGCGGAGACGTACGAGTGGAGCTCTTCCGCCTGCGCGACACCGTTCACAATGACGGCGGACGGCACTTGTCCGGGCTGTTCGCACCGGTCTTCGAGAGCCTGCGCCGCGGACGTCTGCGCACGGCCGTCGGGAAACGCATCGGGCTCAGCGAACTCACCGGCCACCTCGAAAGCCCGGCAAGCGGCCCCGCGGGGAAGATCCTCATCGACCCGCAGAGGTGACCATCGCCGCGGACCCGGCCGGCGCCGTTTCCGGCGCTGTCGTGAGTACGAGCCGAGTCCGCATTCGTGATCAGGAGCGGATCATCCCTACTACATGCGCCAACTGCGTGTCCACGGCCCACAGCCATACCGGTCCGTCAGACGATTCGCACTCGATCACCGAGACGCCGGCTGGGAGCCACAACGCCTCTTGGGCGCCCTTCTGCCGGCGTACTCGGACAACACGCAGATCTGCCGGGACCTCACGGAGCCGAGTCCACGGCCGGCGAGGTTCCCATCGAAACTCTTCGGCGTCAGCCCGCACCCGGCCCGAACTCCAAAGGCTGCCCACGTTCGGCCGCTTGGCCCCGACAAGGAAGAGGGTTGCCTGCCCCATCCTGGCCCGTGCCAACGCCTGCCGCGATCGCCGACGGCGGATCACCTCGCCGAGCGGCACGCTGAGCATGAAGCAGATCCCCATGATCCACATAGACATGCGAGCAGTAAAACAGCTTGGTGACTGACGTTTTCTCAGCGGTGATCACTTCCAGATTCTGTTGAGGGTGAGGGCGGCGCGAGCGATGTCGCCAATCCGGCTGGGGCTGATGGTGATGTGTTGCAGGGTGCGCCAGCGCTGCTTGAGTTCGGCTGCGGCGCGTTCGCCGAGAGCTCGCATGCCTCTGATCAGGCTGTTGGTGGTTCGCGTGTCGGTGTGCAGAGCCCGTTCTGACTGGCCTTTCGGGCGGCGGACCGGGACGCGGATGCCGATGCCGGCGCCGATGTAGCCCTTGTCGGCCAGGGTGGGCAGCCCGTCGGCCGCCGCCTTGTAGAGGGCGGGCAGGGCGTGGATGCGGGCGGCGGTGACGTCGGGGGTGGAGCCGGGCTCGACGTCGGAGACCCACAGTGGGGTGCCGTCCGGAGCGGCCAGGAACTGCACGTTGCCGCCGAACGCCTTGTGCTTCTGGCTGAACCACAGGTCGTTGCCGTTGTCCCGGACGCCGGCGAGGCGGTCTGATGCGATCAGCGTGCCGTCGAGGATCACGTGGGTCATGCCCTCGCGTTGGCAGCGGTCCAGGACCTCGTGCAGGTCGGGGGCCTGGGCGGCGAGGACGTCGATGCCTTCGTGCAGGTAACGGTAGCCGGTGGCCTGGGAGATGCCGGCGTCGCGGGCCAGGCAGTGGACGCATCCGCGTTCGCGGAACCAGCGCAGCACCAGCACGGCTTGGCGGAACGGGCCGAGCGCGCGGCTGCCGCGCGGGGTGCCGATTCGGCGGCGGTGGGCAGCGAGCAGACGCGAGAGGTGGTCCACGACGTGGCGCGGGACATCGAGCGTGGCAACATAGGTGACCAACGTGAAGCCTCTGGTGGTTACGGACATGATCTTGTGGTGAGACCTGTCCTACCAGGGGCTTTACGTCTGTCCGCGGCCGGGCCCAACTCGTCCGGCCTGCTCACGCATCGAGTGGTTCATGCCGCTTCGCGTAGATCATTTCGCTGAGAAAACGTCACTGATCGCCAAAAGTCGATCCCGCGCGCTGGTTCACCAGGCGTCCTGGCGGTTGGGGCGCTCATCGGGAATGCCGACTGGAAGTGGTGCGGAATTCCTTTCGTGCCTATTTCTGCCCGAGACGTACTGGATGTTGGATTCTTTCCGTATCGCTTTACCGTAGGCGCGCGCGAGCCGCATGCCGGGGTTTCTCGGCCTCAGCCGGGCGCGACGCGGCGGATCGCCAGCACATCCAAGCGATGCGTCTTCGCGTCGGACGGCGCGCGCACCAGGTGATCGCCGACCGGAGGGCCGGGATTCGGCTGCTCACCGTTCAGCGCGGCCTCGACGAAGGCCTGGAGGCGTTCACCGCACCGGCGGTAGAACCGCAGTTGGGTGCGACGGCCGAACAGCCGCCACCCGAGAAGAGTGATCCGGTCCAGGGTGGGGGCGCCCTGCGAATGGCAGGAGATCGCGAACTGCACCTGTCCCGTGTTCTGCTGCTTGACCACCTCGTAGGTGACCTTGCCGCGCTCCAGGTGGCCCTCCAGGGTCTCGTAGGCCCATCCCCAGGCGCGTTCTGCGTTGTTCCGTCTCTCGTTCACCACCTCGGTGACGCGCACACCGCAGTAGAAGTGCAGGCCGTGGAACCGGGCCTCGAGGAGCATGTTCCTGCCGAGGAGGGGTGCGGCCGGGTCGTAGAGTGCCCGGACGATCTCCGGCGGGGAGAACTCGTAGTCGCGGACCAGGCGGCAGGCGTGCTCCCAGGGTCCTCCCGGCTCCGGAGCGCCAGGTCGCTCCATGGGCAGCGGGATGCTGTAGGTGTCGATGTTCCAGTACGGGCGGCGTACCTCGGCAGGTGAGTAGTTGACGGGGGACTTCGCGAGCCTTCTCCACACCTGTACGGCGTCGAGCCGCCCGAAGACCGCGTCACCCATTGCGATCACTCGGATTCTTGAAGTGATTCGCCGATCAGCCACAGCGTCGGTGGCCACAGGCCCACGAACACGGCCCGCCGCTCGGCGTTCCCGCGCTGATCCTGGTCGACCGTCTTCGCGCGCACCCACAACGTCAGGCAGAGACCGATCGCCCCGAGGGAGGCCAGCTGCAGGTGTGCACTGCGTACGCCCGCCCGATGCAGGAGCCGGACCACCATGTGGGCCTCCTGGGTTCGTCCACTTACGGCGTCACACTTTGTCACCGTCTGTATAACAAGGTATACATATATTTATACCTGTTTCCAAGGTTTTACCCGCCT of the Streptomyces sp. NBC_01788 genome contains:
- a CDS encoding zinc-dependent alcohol dehydrogenase family protein gives rise to the protein MLAAVADSPGPLAEVLSLRDADGPATPGTGEVVVRMLASTVNPSDEVTVSGAYGSRTSFPMVPGFEGVGVIDAAGPGVPAAAVGRRVLPLGSAGAWQQYKRLDYSWCVPVPDDLPDEVACFAYINPLTAVMMVERFCRPGVRNVVVTAATSAIGRHLAELLTDRGVAPVGVVRGTPGRTVAEPSRWRAVIRTNEPGWREELRSVIGPQGVDVAFDCVGGGMGEEVFTLTACGGVFVHYGLLSGTPLSAECLTGRGDVRVELFRLRDTVHNDGGRHLSGLFAPVFESLRRGRLRTAVGKRIGLSELTGHLESPASGPAGKILIDPQR
- a CDS encoding transposase family protein translates to MVTYVATLDVPRHVVDHLSRLLAAHRRRIGTPRGSRALGPFRQAVLVLRWFRERGCVHCLARDAGISQATGYRYLHEGIDVLAAQAPDLHEVLDRCQREGMTHVILDGTLIASDRLAGVRDNGNDLWFSQKHKAFGGNVQFLAAPDGTPLWVSDVEPGSTPDVTAARIHALPALYKAAADGLPTLADKGYIGAGIGIRVPVRRPKGQSERALHTDTRTTNSLIRGMRALGERAAAELKQRWRTLQHITISPSRIGDIARAALTLNRIWK
- a CDS encoding DUF1990 family protein, coding for MGDAVFGRLDAVQVWRRLAKSPVNYSPAEVRRPYWNIDTYSIPLPMERPGAPEPGGPWEHACRLVRDYEFSPPEIVRALYDPAAPLLGRNMLLEARFHGLHFYCGVRVTEVVNERRNNAERAWGWAYETLEGHLERGKVTYEVVKQQNTGQVQFAISCHSQGAPTLDRITLLGWRLFGRRTQLRFYRRCGERLQAFVEAALNGEQPNPGPPVGDHLVRAPSDAKTHRLDVLAIRRVAPG